A stretch of the Athene noctua chromosome 35, bAthNoc1.hap1.1, whole genome shotgun sequence genome encodes the following:
- the ACTN4 gene encoding alpha-actinin-4 isoform X8: MVDYHSTGQPYPYGGNGPGPNGDYMAQEDDWDRDLLLDPAWEKQQRKTFTAWCNSHLRKAGTQIENIDEDFRDGLKLMLLLEVISGERLPKPERGKMRVHKINNVNKALDFIASKGVKLVSIGAEEIVDGNAKMTLGMIWTIILRFAIQDISVEETSAKEGLLLWCQRKTAPYKNVNVQNFHISWKDGLAFNALIHRHRPELIEYDKLRKDDPVTNLNNAFEVAEKYLDIPKMLDAEDIVNTARPDEKAIMTYVSSFYHAFSGAQKAETAANRICKVLAVNQENEHLMEDYEKLASDLLEWIKRTIPWLEDRSPQKTIQEMQQKLEDFRDYRRVHKPPKVQEKCQLEINFNTLQTKLRLSNRPAFMPSEGKMVSDINNGWQHLEQAEKGYEEWLLNEIRRLERLDHLAEKFRQKASIHEAWTEGKETMLKQKDYETATLSDIKALIRKHEAFESDLAAHQDRVEQIAAIAQELNELDYYDSPSVNARCQKICDQWDVLGSLTHSRREALEKTEKQLETIDELHLEYAKRAAPFNNWMESAMEDLQDMFIVHTIEEIEVQQLVPKRDHALLEEQSKQQSNERLRRQFATQANIVGPWIQTKMEEIGRISIEMHGTLEDQLNHLKQYEQSIVDYKPNLDLLEQQHQLIQEALIFDNKHTNYTMEHIRVGWEQLLTTIARTINEVENQILTRDAKGISQEQMQEFRASFNHFDKDHGGALGPEEFKACLISLGYDVENDRQKRTGSTDTDDFRALLISTGYSLGDAEFNRIMSVVDPNSSGTVTFQAFIDFMSHETTDTDTADQVIASFKVLAGDKNYITAEELRRELPPDQAEYCIARMASYQGSDTVPGALDYKSFSTALYGESDL, from the exons ACCTTCACGGCCTGGTGTAACTCCCACCTGCGGAAGGCCGGCACGCAGATCGAGAACATCGACGAGGATTTCCGCGACGGCCTCAAGctgatgctgctgctggaggtgatTTCAG gcGAACGACTGCCCAAACCGGAGCGGGGTAAAATGCGAGTGCACAAAATCAACAACGTCAACAAAGCCCTCGACTTTATCGCCAGCAAAGGCGTCAAGTTGGTCTCGATCGGAGCCGAAG AAATCGTCGATGGCAACGCCAAGATGACGCTGGGCATGATCTGGACCATCATCCTGCGATTCGCCATCCAGGACATCTCGGTGGAAG AGACTTCGGCCAAGGAGGGTTTGTTGCTTTGGTGCCAGAGGAAAACGGCTCCCTACAAAAACGTCAACGTGCAGAACTTCCACATCAG CTGGAAGGACGGTCTCGCGTTCAACGCCTTGATCCACAGGCACAGGCCGGAGCTTATCGAATACGACAAActcagaaag GATGACCCCGTGACGAATCTCAACAACGCCTTCGAAGTGGCCGAAAAATACCTGGACATCCCCAAAATGCTGGACGCGGAGG ACATTGTCAACACAGCTCGCCCCGACGAGAAGGCCATCATGACCTATGTGTCGAGCTTCTACCATGCCTTTTCGGGGGCTCAGAAG GCCGAGACGGCGGCAAATCGCATCTGCAAAGTGTTGGCCGTCAACCAGGAGAACGAGCACCTGATGGAAGACTACGAGAAACTCGCCTCCGAC CTTCTGGAGTGGATCAAACGCACCATCCCTTGGCTGGAGGATCGCAGCCCCCAAAAAACCATCCAGGAGATGCAGCAGAAATTGGAAGATTTCCGCGACTACCGCCGCGTCCACAAACCCCCCAAAGTGCAGGAAAAATGCCAGTTGGAGATCAACTTCAACACCCTCCAGACGAAACTCCGGCTGAGCAACAGACCCGCCTTCATGCCCTCCGAAGGGAAAATGGTCTCG gacaTCAATAACGGGTGGCAGCACTTGGAGCAAGCGGAGAAGGGCTACGAGGAGTGGCTACTGAACGAGATCAGGCGGCTCGAGCGGCTCGACCACCTGGCAGAAAAATTCCGGCAGAAGGCTTCCATCCACGAGGCCTGGACTGAAg ggaagGAGACGATGCTGAAGCAGAAGGACTACGAAACCGCCACCCTCTCAGACATCAAAGCCCTCATCCGGAAACACGAAGCCTTCGAGAGCGACCTGGCGGCGCACCAAGACCGCGTGGAGCAGATCGCCGCCATCGCCCAGGAGCTCAA CGAGCTGGATTACTACGACTCGCCCAGCGTCAACGCTCGGTGCCAGAAAATCTGCGACCAGTGGGATGTTCTGGGCTCTTTGACCCACAGCCGGAGGGAGGCTTTGGAG AAAACGGAGAAGCAGCTGGAAACGATCGACGAGCTGCACTTGGAGTACGCCAAGAGGGCGGCCCCCTTCAATAATTGGATGGAGAGCGCCATGGAGGATCTCCAGGACATGTTCATCGTCCACACCATCGAGGAGATCGAG GTGCAGCAGCTGGTCCCCAAGAGGGACCACgcgctgctggaggagcagagcaAGCAGCAATCCAACGAACGCTTGCGGCGGCAGTTCGCCACCCAGGCCAACATCGTGGGGCCCTGGATCCAGACCAAGATGGAG GAGATCGGCCGTATCTCCATCGAGATGCACGGCACGCTGGAGGACCAGCTCAACCACCTCAAGCAATACGAGCAGAGCATCGTCGACTACAAACCCAACCTcgacctgctggagcagcagcaccagctcatCCAGGAAGCGCTCATCTTCGACAACAAACACACCAACTACACCATGGAG cacatcCGCGTGGGCTGGGAGCAGCTTCTCACCACCATCGCTCGCACCATCAACGAGGTGGAGAACCAGATCCTCACCCGCGACGCCAAAGGCATCAGCCAGGAGCAGATGCAGGAGTTCAGAGCCTCCTTCAACCACTTCGACAAG GACCACGGCGGCGCGCTGGGCCCGGAGGAGTTCAAGGCCTGTCTCATCAGCCTGGGCTACGACGTGGAGAACGACCGGCAG AAGCGCACGGGAAGCACCGACACCGATGACTTCCGAGCTCTCCTTATCTCCACGGGATACAGCCTG GGCGACGCCGAGTTCAACCGCATCATGAGCGTGGTGGATCCCAACAGCAGCGGCACCGTCACCTTCCAGGCCTTCATCGACTTCATGTCCCACGAGACCACGGACACCGACACGGCCGACCAGGTCATCGCCTCCTTCAAAGTTTTAGCCGGCGACAAG AACTACATCACAGCGGAGGagctgcggcgggagctgccccCGGACCAGGCCGAGTACTGCATCGCCCGCATGGCCTCGTACCAGGGCTCCGACACCGTCCCCGGTGCCCTCGACTACAAATCCTTCTCCACCGCCCTCTACGGCGAGAGCGACCTCTGA
- the ACTN4 gene encoding alpha-actinin-4 isoform X11, translating into MVDYHSTGQPYPYGGNGPGPNGDYMAQEDDWDRDLLLDPAWEKQQRKTFTAWCNSHLRKAGTQIENIDEDFRDGLKLMLLLEVISGERLPKPERGKMRVHKINNVNKALDFIASKGVKLVSIGAEEIVDGNAKMTLGMIWTIILRFAIQDISVEETSAKEGLLLWCQRKTAPYKNVNVQNFHISWKDGLAFNALIHRHRPELIEYDKLRKDDPVTNLNNAFEVAEKYLDIPKMLDAEDIVNTARPDEKAIMTYVSSFYHAFSGAQKAETAANRICKVLAVNQENEHLMEDYEKLASDLLEWIKRTIPWLEDRSPQKTIQEMQQKLEDFRDYRRVHKPPKVQEKCQLEINFNTLQTKLRLSNRPAFMPSEGKMVSDINNGWQHLEQAEKGYEEWLLNEIRRLERLDHLAEKFRQKASIHEAWTEGKETMLKQKDYETATLSDIKALIRKHEAFESDLAAHQDRVEQIAAIAQELNELDYYDSPSVNARCQKICDQWDVLGSLTHSRREALEKTEKQLETIDELHLEYAKRAAPFNNWMESAMEDLQDMFIVHTIEEIEVQQLVPKRDHALLEEQSKQQSNERLRRQFATQANIVGPWIQTKMEEIGRISIEMHGTLEDQLNHLKQYEQSIVDYKPNLDLLEQQHQLIQEALIFDNKHTNYTMEHIRVGWEQLLTTIARTINEVENQILTRDAKGISQEQMQEFRASFNHFDKGDAEFNRIMSVVDPNSSGTVTFQAFIDFMSHETTDTDTADQVIASFKVLAGDKNYITAEELRRELPPDQAEYCIARMASYQGSDTVPGALDYKSFSTALYGESDL; encoded by the exons ACCTTCACGGCCTGGTGTAACTCCCACCTGCGGAAGGCCGGCACGCAGATCGAGAACATCGACGAGGATTTCCGCGACGGCCTCAAGctgatgctgctgctggaggtgatTTCAG gcGAACGACTGCCCAAACCGGAGCGGGGTAAAATGCGAGTGCACAAAATCAACAACGTCAACAAAGCCCTCGACTTTATCGCCAGCAAAGGCGTCAAGTTGGTCTCGATCGGAGCCGAAG AAATCGTCGATGGCAACGCCAAGATGACGCTGGGCATGATCTGGACCATCATCCTGCGATTCGCCATCCAGGACATCTCGGTGGAAG AGACTTCGGCCAAGGAGGGTTTGTTGCTTTGGTGCCAGAGGAAAACGGCTCCCTACAAAAACGTCAACGTGCAGAACTTCCACATCAG CTGGAAGGACGGTCTCGCGTTCAACGCCTTGATCCACAGGCACAGGCCGGAGCTTATCGAATACGACAAActcagaaag GATGACCCCGTGACGAATCTCAACAACGCCTTCGAAGTGGCCGAAAAATACCTGGACATCCCCAAAATGCTGGACGCGGAGG ACATTGTCAACACAGCTCGCCCCGACGAGAAGGCCATCATGACCTATGTGTCGAGCTTCTACCATGCCTTTTCGGGGGCTCAGAAG GCCGAGACGGCGGCAAATCGCATCTGCAAAGTGTTGGCCGTCAACCAGGAGAACGAGCACCTGATGGAAGACTACGAGAAACTCGCCTCCGAC CTTCTGGAGTGGATCAAACGCACCATCCCTTGGCTGGAGGATCGCAGCCCCCAAAAAACCATCCAGGAGATGCAGCAGAAATTGGAAGATTTCCGCGACTACCGCCGCGTCCACAAACCCCCCAAAGTGCAGGAAAAATGCCAGTTGGAGATCAACTTCAACACCCTCCAGACGAAACTCCGGCTGAGCAACAGACCCGCCTTCATGCCCTCCGAAGGGAAAATGGTCTCG gacaTCAATAACGGGTGGCAGCACTTGGAGCAAGCGGAGAAGGGCTACGAGGAGTGGCTACTGAACGAGATCAGGCGGCTCGAGCGGCTCGACCACCTGGCAGAAAAATTCCGGCAGAAGGCTTCCATCCACGAGGCCTGGACTGAAg ggaagGAGACGATGCTGAAGCAGAAGGACTACGAAACCGCCACCCTCTCAGACATCAAAGCCCTCATCCGGAAACACGAAGCCTTCGAGAGCGACCTGGCGGCGCACCAAGACCGCGTGGAGCAGATCGCCGCCATCGCCCAGGAGCTCAA CGAGCTGGATTACTACGACTCGCCCAGCGTCAACGCTCGGTGCCAGAAAATCTGCGACCAGTGGGATGTTCTGGGCTCTTTGACCCACAGCCGGAGGGAGGCTTTGGAG AAAACGGAGAAGCAGCTGGAAACGATCGACGAGCTGCACTTGGAGTACGCCAAGAGGGCGGCCCCCTTCAATAATTGGATGGAGAGCGCCATGGAGGATCTCCAGGACATGTTCATCGTCCACACCATCGAGGAGATCGAG GTGCAGCAGCTGGTCCCCAAGAGGGACCACgcgctgctggaggagcagagcaAGCAGCAATCCAACGAACGCTTGCGGCGGCAGTTCGCCACCCAGGCCAACATCGTGGGGCCCTGGATCCAGACCAAGATGGAG GAGATCGGCCGTATCTCCATCGAGATGCACGGCACGCTGGAGGACCAGCTCAACCACCTCAAGCAATACGAGCAGAGCATCGTCGACTACAAACCCAACCTcgacctgctggagcagcagcaccagctcatCCAGGAAGCGCTCATCTTCGACAACAAACACACCAACTACACCATGGAG cacatcCGCGTGGGCTGGGAGCAGCTTCTCACCACCATCGCTCGCACCATCAACGAGGTGGAGAACCAGATCCTCACCCGCGACGCCAAAGGCATCAGCCAGGAGCAGATGCAGGAGTTCAGAGCCTCCTTCAACCACTTCGACAAG GGCGACGCCGAGTTCAACCGCATCATGAGCGTGGTGGATCCCAACAGCAGCGGCACCGTCACCTTCCAGGCCTTCATCGACTTCATGTCCCACGAGACCACGGACACCGACACGGCCGACCAGGTCATCGCCTCCTTCAAAGTTTTAGCCGGCGACAAG AACTACATCACAGCGGAGGagctgcggcgggagctgccccCGGACCAGGCCGAGTACTGCATCGCCCGCATGGCCTCGTACCAGGGCTCCGACACCGTCCCCGGTGCCCTCGACTACAAATCCTTCTCCACCGCCCTCTACGGCGAGAGCGACCTCTGA
- the ACTN4 gene encoding alpha-actinin-4 isoform X2, with translation MVDYHSTGQPYPYGGNGPGPNGDYMAQEDDWDRDLLLDPAWEKQQRKTFTAWCNSHLRKAGTQIENIDEDFRDGLKLMLLLEVISGERLPKPERGKMRVHKINNVNKALDFIASKGVKLVSIGAEEIVDGNAKMTLGMIWTIILRFAIQDISVEETSAKEGLLLWCQRKTAPYKNVNVQNFHISWKDGLAFNALIHRHRPELIEYDKLRKDDPVTNLNNAFEVAEKYLDIPKMLDAEDIVGTLRPDEKAIMTYVSCFYHAFSGAQKAETAANRICKVLAVNQENEHLMEDYEKLASDLLEWIKRTIPWLEDRSPQKTIQEMQQKLEDFRDYRRVHKPPKVQEKCQLEINFNTLQTKLRLSNRPAFMPSEGKMVSDINNGWQHLEQAEKGYEEWLLNEIRRLERLDHLAEKFRQKASIHEAWTEGKETMLKQKDYETATLSDIKALIRKHEAFESDLAAHQDRVEQIAAIAQELNELDYYDSPSVNARCQKICDQWDVLGSLTHSRREALEKTEKQLETIDELHLEYAKRAAPFNNWMESAMEDLQDMFIVHTIEEIEGLIAAHDQFKSTLPDADKEREAILGIQREAQRIADFNSIKLSGNNPYTSVTPQIINSKWERVQQLVPKRDHALLEEQSKQQSNERLRRQFATQANIVGPWIQTKMEEIGRISIEMHGTLEDQLNHLKQYEQSIVDYKPNLDLLEQQHQLIQEALIFDNKHTNYTMEHIRVGWEQLLTTIARTINEVENQILTRDAKGISQEQMQEFRASFNHFDKDHGGALGPEEFKACLISLGYDVENDRQKRTGSTDTDDFRALLISTGYSLGDAEFNRIMSVVDPNSSGTVTFQAFIDFMSHETTDTDTADQVIASFKVLAGDKNYITAEELRRELPPDQAEYCIARMASYQGSDTVPGALDYKSFSTALYGESDL, from the exons ACCTTCACGGCCTGGTGTAACTCCCACCTGCGGAAGGCCGGCACGCAGATCGAGAACATCGACGAGGATTTCCGCGACGGCCTCAAGctgatgctgctgctggaggtgatTTCAG gcGAACGACTGCCCAAACCGGAGCGGGGTAAAATGCGAGTGCACAAAATCAACAACGTCAACAAAGCCCTCGACTTTATCGCCAGCAAAGGCGTCAAGTTGGTCTCGATCGGAGCCGAAG AAATCGTCGATGGCAACGCCAAGATGACGCTGGGCATGATCTGGACCATCATCCTGCGATTCGCCATCCAGGACATCTCGGTGGAAG AGACTTCGGCCAAGGAGGGTTTGTTGCTTTGGTGCCAGAGGAAAACGGCTCCCTACAAAAACGTCAACGTGCAGAACTTCCACATCAG CTGGAAGGACGGTCTCGCGTTCAACGCCTTGATCCACAGGCACAGGCCGGAGCTTATCGAATACGACAAActcagaaag GATGACCCCGTGACGAATCTCAACAACGCCTTCGAAGTGGCCGAAAAATACCTGGACATCCCCAAAATGCTGGACGCGGAGG ATATTGTAGGCACTCTCAGGCCCGATGAGAAGGCCATCATGACATACGTTTCCTGCTTCTACCACGCTTTCTCGGGTGCTCAGAAG GCCGAGACGGCGGCAAATCGCATCTGCAAAGTGTTGGCCGTCAACCAGGAGAACGAGCACCTGATGGAAGACTACGAGAAACTCGCCTCCGAC CTTCTGGAGTGGATCAAACGCACCATCCCTTGGCTGGAGGATCGCAGCCCCCAAAAAACCATCCAGGAGATGCAGCAGAAATTGGAAGATTTCCGCGACTACCGCCGCGTCCACAAACCCCCCAAAGTGCAGGAAAAATGCCAGTTGGAGATCAACTTCAACACCCTCCAGACGAAACTCCGGCTGAGCAACAGACCCGCCTTCATGCCCTCCGAAGGGAAAATGGTCTCG gacaTCAATAACGGGTGGCAGCACTTGGAGCAAGCGGAGAAGGGCTACGAGGAGTGGCTACTGAACGAGATCAGGCGGCTCGAGCGGCTCGACCACCTGGCAGAAAAATTCCGGCAGAAGGCTTCCATCCACGAGGCCTGGACTGAAg ggaagGAGACGATGCTGAAGCAGAAGGACTACGAAACCGCCACCCTCTCAGACATCAAAGCCCTCATCCGGAAACACGAAGCCTTCGAGAGCGACCTGGCGGCGCACCAAGACCGCGTGGAGCAGATCGCCGCCATCGCCCAGGAGCTCAA CGAGCTGGATTACTACGACTCGCCCAGCGTCAACGCTCGGTGCCAGAAAATCTGCGACCAGTGGGATGTTCTGGGCTCTTTGACCCACAGCCGGAGGGAGGCTTTGGAG AAAACGGAGAAGCAGCTGGAAACGATCGACGAGCTGCACTTGGAGTACGCCAAGAGGGCGGCCCCCTTCAATAATTGGATGGAGAGCGCCATGGAGGATCTCCAGGACATGTTCATCGTCCACACCATCGAGGAGATCGAG GGACTGATCGCGGCCCACGACCAGTTCAAGTCCACCCTGCCCGACGCCGACAAGGAACGCGAGGCCATCCTGGGCATCCAACGGGAAGCGCAGCGCATCGCCGACTTCAACAGCATCAAACTCTCCGGGAACAACCCCTACACCTCCGTCACCCCCCAAATCATCAACTCCAAGTGGGAACGG GTGCAGCAGCTGGTCCCCAAGAGGGACCACgcgctgctggaggagcagagcaAGCAGCAATCCAACGAACGCTTGCGGCGGCAGTTCGCCACCCAGGCCAACATCGTGGGGCCCTGGATCCAGACCAAGATGGAG GAGATCGGCCGTATCTCCATCGAGATGCACGGCACGCTGGAGGACCAGCTCAACCACCTCAAGCAATACGAGCAGAGCATCGTCGACTACAAACCCAACCTcgacctgctggagcagcagcaccagctcatCCAGGAAGCGCTCATCTTCGACAACAAACACACCAACTACACCATGGAG cacatcCGCGTGGGCTGGGAGCAGCTTCTCACCACCATCGCTCGCACCATCAACGAGGTGGAGAACCAGATCCTCACCCGCGACGCCAAAGGCATCAGCCAGGAGCAGATGCAGGAGTTCAGAGCCTCCTTCAACCACTTCGACAAG GACCACGGCGGCGCGCTGGGCCCGGAGGAGTTCAAGGCCTGTCTCATCAGCCTGGGCTACGACGTGGAGAACGACCGGCAG AAGCGCACGGGAAGCACCGACACCGATGACTTCCGAGCTCTCCTTATCTCCACGGGATACAGCCTG GGCGACGCCGAGTTCAACCGCATCATGAGCGTGGTGGATCCCAACAGCAGCGGCACCGTCACCTTCCAGGCCTTCATCGACTTCATGTCCCACGAGACCACGGACACCGACACGGCCGACCAGGTCATCGCCTCCTTCAAAGTTTTAGCCGGCGACAAG AACTACATCACAGCGGAGGagctgcggcgggagctgccccCGGACCAGGCCGAGTACTGCATCGCCCGCATGGCCTCGTACCAGGGCTCCGACACCGTCCCCGGTGCCCTCGACTACAAATCCTTCTCCACCGCCCTCTACGGCGAGAGCGACCTCTGA